In the genome of Pseudomonas bubulae, one region contains:
- the gnd gene encoding phosphogluconate dehydrogenase (NAD(+)-dependent, decarboxylating) yields MQLGIIGLGRMGGNIARRLMLNGHTTVVFDRNTDFVSALEQEGATAVADLPALVAGLAKPRAVWVMLPSGAPTEDTIETLSELLDADDIIIDGGNTFYKDDIRRSQSLAEKGIQYVDVGTSGGVWGLERGYCMMIGGDSAVVKHLDPLFAALAPGMGDIARTKDRTSDDDRAERGYIHAGPAGAGHFVKMVHNGIEYGLMQAYAEGFNLMKMKGGENLPEEQRFDLNLGDIAEVWRRGSVVSSWLLDLTADALATDEPLDGYSGAVADSGEGRWTIEAAMEQSTPVPVLSQALFARYSSRQQSLYGDKLLSAMRFGFGGHVETPKK; encoded by the coding sequence ATGCAGTTGGGAATTATTGGATTGGGCCGTATGGGCGGGAATATCGCGCGGCGTCTGATGCTCAATGGGCATACAACCGTGGTTTTTGACCGCAATACCGACTTTGTCAGCGCTCTGGAACAGGAAGGCGCCACCGCCGTTGCCGATTTGCCAGCGCTGGTCGCAGGCCTGGCCAAACCCCGTGCTGTCTGGGTCATGCTGCCTTCCGGTGCGCCGACCGAAGACACCATCGAGACTTTGAGCGAGTTGCTGGACGCCGATGACATCATCATTGATGGCGGCAACACCTTCTACAAGGATGACATTCGTCGTTCGCAGTCGCTGGCCGAGAAAGGCATCCAGTACGTTGACGTGGGTACATCGGGCGGCGTGTGGGGCCTGGAGCGCGGTTATTGCATGATGATCGGCGGAGACAGCGCTGTCGTGAAACATCTGGACCCGCTGTTTGCAGCGCTGGCGCCAGGCATGGGCGATATTGCGCGGACCAAGGATCGCACCTCTGACGATGACCGTGCCGAGCGTGGTTACATCCATGCTGGCCCGGCTGGCGCTGGCCATTTCGTCAAAATGGTGCACAACGGTATCGAGTACGGCTTGATGCAGGCGTACGCCGAAGGTTTCAACCTGATGAAGATGAAAGGCGGTGAAAACCTGCCTGAAGAGCAGCGTTTTGACCTGAACCTGGGTGATATCGCTGAAGTCTGGCGTCGTGGCAGCGTGGTGTCCTCCTGGTTGCTGGATTTGACCGCCGATGCTCTGGCCACTGATGAGCCGCTGGATGGCTACTCGGGCGCCGTCGCAGACAGTGGCGAAGGCCGCTGGACCATCGAGGCCGCAATGGAGCAGTCGACCCCGGTGCCAGTGTTGTCGCAAGCCCTGTTTGCCCGCTACAGTTCACGCCAGCAAAGCCTCTATGGCGACAAATTGTTGTCAGCCATGCGCTTTGGTTTCGGCGGCCACGTGGAGACGCCTAAAAAATGA
- a CDS encoding phosphoethanolamine transferase CptA — MGMFKRSNTSAKGFDWAGLGWLFLFFWYFSGITQLLIQLTGTSGFSGFRQAFVMSAIWLAPMLMFPRHTRAMAAVIGVVLWACSMASLGYFFIYQQEFSQSVIFIMFESNISEAGEYMTQYFAWWMVLAFLAHTAFAVFLWTRLRPVYLPRMQAWAAAVAILVAVIGYPLVKQTIKHDNLATAMESFESRVEPAVPWQMLVAYRRYLEQLDNMQGMLASVSKIPPLTNLKDNEAGKPTTLVLVIGESTNRQRMSLYGYQRETTPNLDKLRDQLAIFDNVVTPRPYTIEALQQVLTFADEENPDLYLSTPSLVSVMKQAGYKTFWVTNQQTMTKRNTMLTTFSEQADQQVYLNNNRNQNARQYDGDVIEPFNKILADSAPRKLIVIHLLGTHMSYQYRYPPTFDKFVDRSGVPAGLSDAQVPTYNSYDNAVLYNDFVVSSLIKDFAKTDPNGFLLYLSDHGEDVFDSVGHATLGRNEAKPTAPMYTIPFMAWASPKWRENHAWNFAADLGRPYSSSQFIHTWADLAGLSADELDDKKSLVSDTFVARPQLIGDPYSRPQKALIDFSLIKPKQPAPANVVQQ, encoded by the coding sequence ATGGGGATGTTTAAACGCAGTAATACATCTGCGAAGGGATTCGATTGGGCAGGCCTTGGCTGGCTGTTCCTGTTCTTTTGGTATTTTTCCGGCATTACCCAACTGCTTATCCAGCTGACTGGCACTTCCGGGTTCTCAGGCTTTCGCCAAGCCTTTGTGATGAGTGCCATCTGGCTGGCCCCGATGCTGATGTTTCCCAGGCACACCCGGGCAATGGCGGCGGTCATTGGTGTCGTGCTGTGGGCCTGTTCGATGGCCAGCCTGGGCTACTTCTTTATCTATCAACAGGAATTCTCGCAAAGCGTCATCTTCATCATGTTCGAGTCGAACATCTCTGAAGCTGGCGAATACATGACCCAGTACTTTGCCTGGTGGATGGTGCTGGCATTCCTGGCACATACCGCCTTTGCGGTGTTTCTGTGGACCCGCCTGCGCCCGGTGTATTTGCCGCGCATGCAGGCCTGGGCTGCAGCGGTGGCCATATTGGTGGCGGTTATCGGCTACCCGCTGGTCAAACAGACGATCAAGCACGACAACCTGGCCACGGCCATGGAAAGCTTCGAAAGCCGTGTTGAACCTGCAGTACCGTGGCAGATGTTAGTAGCTTATCGCCGCTACCTGGAGCAACTGGACAACATGCAGGGCATGCTCGCCAGCGTCAGCAAGATCCCGCCACTGACCAACCTCAAGGACAACGAGGCCGGCAAGCCGACTACCCTGGTACTGGTCATTGGCGAGTCCACCAACCGCCAGCGCATGAGCCTGTATGGTTATCAGCGCGAAACCACGCCAAACCTCGACAAGTTGCGCGATCAACTGGCCATTTTCGACAACGTGGTGACACCGCGGCCCTACACCATTGAAGCGCTGCAACAAGTGCTGACCTTTGCCGACGAAGAAAACCCCGACCTGTACCTGAGCACCCCGTCACTGGTCAGCGTGATGAAGCAAGCCGGTTACAAAACCTTCTGGGTCACCAACCAGCAGACCATGACCAAGCGCAACACCATGCTCACGACCTTCTCCGAGCAGGCTGACCAGCAGGTTTACCTCAACAACAACCGCAACCAGAACGCCCGCCAGTATGATGGCGACGTGATTGAGCCCTTCAACAAGATCCTGGCCGACAGCGCCCCGCGCAAGCTGATCGTGATTCACCTGCTCGGTACGCATATGAGCTACCAGTACCGTTATCCACCGACCTTCGACAAATTTGTCGACCGTAGTGGCGTACCCGCCGGTTTGAGCGATGCACAAGTACCCACCTACAACAGCTACGACAATGCCGTTCTGTACAACGATTTTGTTGTATCGAGCCTGATCAAGGACTTTGCCAAGACCGACCCCAATGGTTTCCTGCTGTACCTGTCGGACCACGGTGAAGACGTGTTCGACTCGGTCGGCCACGCGACGCTGGGCCGCAACGAGGCCAAGCCGACAGCCCCGATGTACACCATTCCGTTTATGGCCTGGGCCTCGCCCAAGTGGCGTGAAAACCATGCCTGGAATTTCGCTGCCGACCTCGGGCGACCTTACAGCAGCTCGCAGTTTATCCACACCTGGGCAGACCTGGCGGGCCTCAGTGCCGACGAACTGGACGACAAAAAAAGCCTGGTCAGCGACACGTTTGTCGCCCGCCCGCAGCTGATTGGCGACCCCTACTCGCGCCCACAAAAGGCCTTGATCGACTTCAGCCTGATCAAGCCCAAACAGCCCGCCCCTGCCAACGTGGTCCAGCAATAA